The following is a genomic window from Kogia breviceps isolate mKogBre1 chromosome 4, mKogBre1 haplotype 1, whole genome shotgun sequence.
gggggaaaaaagagagagagcgagcaAAGGGGGGAAGGCCCTTCTCTTTTAGAGTAACTACGCTGGTGGGGTTttcctgtttttcctcttttttcccccctgcgGAGAATCGAACTGAGAGAACTGAACAAACCGCCCCTGGGTCCcatgagggaaaaaaaccccGGAGCCGCAGAGAGGGGTAGAGGCCGAAACCGCAGGACCTTCCAGGTCGCCCCCTTGGTCCCCGCACCCCGGGGCCGCCAGCTTGTGCTCATCGAGTCTCGCTAATCCGTCCTGATCGCGACACCCCCAAGAGGGAGAAACGGGTGTTTCCAACCCATTTCATGGGGGAGAGGAGGCCGGGGGGAGCCCCAGGAGCAGCGACCGCAGCAAGATCTGCACCCAGAGCTTCAGGAACAGCCCCAGAGGCCAAAACTGCACCCCGTGAAAGATCAGAAACAGGACCAGGAACAGCAGAAACTTCCCTGCAATCATCTTTCCATTAGTCAATGCTGATTTCCTCTCCCGCAACCAGGAATTCGCCTCCCACCCCAAATAACCTAATataatctatatatataaatatataatatataatgttcttaaattattcctgatttttttaacCAAGCTGCCAAGAAAAGAACGTATTCTCCCCTTAGCCCTATTCTAATTTTTATGTGAGTGAATCTAAACTGCTGAAGAAGACCATATGTGAttgttaaattatatatatatatatttttactccgCGCAATGCTTATTCTTCTACATCCATAGATGCTTGAGAAGCTGTGTTTTTGTCATTCATGTACgttttcctttggaaaaagaAAGCGCCTATTTTACTAACCAAAGACTTGATTTTTACCCTCTTCGTTTTTATTCCCTCCCTCCTAGAATAAGTTGGATTCATGTCAAtgttttaagacatttttttttttttttttagtttttttcttttttctttcagagaCCAGAATTCCAAATCTGAACTATTTAGGGTGATAAGCTGCGATCTTTGAGCTAGctaaaaataagacatttcaaACAAGCAACTTAAATTTGGGGTAGAGGATACAAAGGCGTGAGACATcaggttgttgggttttttttatcataagatTCTGagcctaaaaataataaatgggggATTACGGGTTTGGAGTGCTAGTGCAAAGCAATACTGGGAATAAATCTGCTTTTCCAGTCAGATTCCATCCACATCTGCAGCCTCCACACCATCACCAAAATGCCACCCCTAGCCCCgctgcttttataaataataacacAGCTGCCAATGGCAGCAGTGCCGGGTCAGCTTGGCTCTTTCCTGCTCCGGCTACCCATAACATTCAGGATGAGATCTTGGGATCAGAAAAGGCAAAAAGTCAGCAACAGGAACAGCAAGACCCTTTAGAAAAGCAGCAGCTCTCCCCCAGTCCAGGTCAGGAAGCTGGAATACTGCCTGAAACTGAGAAGGCAAAATCTGAAGAAAATCAAGGGGACAATTCTTCAGAAAATGGCAACgggaaggagaaaataagaatCGAATCACCAGTGTTGACAGGGTTTGATTATCAAGAAGCCACGGGGCTAGGTACTTCAACCCAACCCTTGACATCTAGCGCGTCGTCTCTTACTGGTTTCAGTAACTGGTCAGCAGCGATAGCGCCTTCTTCCTCTACAATCATCAATGAAGATGCAAGTTTCTTTCACCAGGGAGGGGTCCCGGCTGCTTCGGCTAATAACGGTGCTCTGTTGTTTCAAAATTTTCCCCATCATGTCAGCCCTGGCTTTGGAGGCAGTTTCTCTCCTCAGATCGGGCCTCTCTCACAGCACCACCCTCATCACCCTCATTTCCAGCATCATCACAGCCAGCATCAGCAGCAAAGGAGGTCTCCTGCCAGTCCCCATCCCCCACCTTTCACACATAGAAATGCTGCTTTTAACCAGCTGCCTCATTTGGCGAATAATCTTAACAAGCCCCCCTCTCCATGGAGCAGCTACCAGAGTCCCTCTCCTACACCGTCTTCTTCCTGGAGCCCAGGAGGTGGTGGATATGGTGGCTGGGGAGGTTCCCAAGGCCGAGATCACCGCAGAGGGCTGAATGGAGGAATAACGCCTCTGAACTCCATCTCGcctttgaagaaaaattttgcaAGCAATCATATTCAGCTCCAGAAGTACGCTCGCcccagctctgcctttgctcctaaATCCTGGATGGAAGATAGCTTGAACAGGGCTGacaacatttttccttttccgGTAAGATTATGTTCCATTAATAGATTAAGATGAAATAAGGAAACGGCAGGGTGTAATATCTATGTAACGAAGAGAGTTTGAATTGTATGTATTCATATCAGAGCTCTTCTTAGAAAATGAGTTAATTATCAGACATTATTTTGGCAGGAGAGGAGTATAATTTGGAACAAAatattcagcttttttttttttttttggtaaatttctaATTGTTATCTTCCCCTAGATAATCGTATAAATTAGCATAATTATGAATACCAGGTAGCTAGTGATGTCATGATTATTAACCATAATACCTTTCTAGCCTGACAAGAGAATCATGGTTGGTTTTTCCCTACTTATTTAAGTGAGAATAAATAatgtagatataaatatatttcattgtgGAAACTGATGAGCATTTTGTACCCATTTGCATAACTATATAACCTCGCAAATTAATTTTTGTCCACTGTAAGGTAGTGATTCACTGAAAACCAGctattgaattatagttttctcactGGTTATATTTTAAACCTGAAACCTCTCTGAACCCTCGGTCTGAACAGTTTGAATTCATCAATTCGGCAATTCCTGTTAAACCTTTTTGCAAATTCTGGCCTGCCTTGTGTCAGTAAGGACTGCTAGAAAAATGatctaaatattttcttcatcccCATTTATTTTTGAATACTATGAAACTGTTGATCTCAGAGTGACTCTTTTATGATGCCTttcatccatttgtttattttccagtGTTAACACTGGGGGTGTATATAATTAAACCATTCCTAAAAATAGACCCAGGCAAAGATCACTTGTCTTTCTTGCAACTGGTGTATCCTTATTCTTCAAGAGTcacattgtttcatgttttttaattaatgagtAGCCAGTCTAGTTGATAGACATAGGATAAAGGGAATTTCATAGTTAATTGAACATCAGATGCCCCACTAAATTGATAGACTTTGGGGGTATGATCATTTATATGTGTTTAGGAAATGTATATGGGTTATAAGCTAACATTGAATCAGTCCTCAGAACAAACCCCACAAGATAagttctattattatccccattttagagatgaaaaaattgaGTATCAGCAAGATATAATAAGTTGCCCAAGAGCACACAGCTGATAAGAGTACAAACTCTAGGTTAAAAAGCAAGGATTAAAAAATGCTGCAtacatgtgtacacatacacatgtgctATATCTAGAGGGTTATATTAGAGATCTTTCGGCAAAGGCTCAAACagatttcaaaataattgcagtgTCTCCATATATGATGTCAGCACAAGTAGAATTATctgttttaattaataatttgctCAGAGAGAGGGGAACTTTGCTAAGAGAACCCTGTGTCATTCCAAGGAATTAAATATCCCTTCTCTAAGGATTCAGGTATAATGATTAGGAtgtatcttaaaatatttggtgaaatctagtttaaaaaattttttttaataattttttttcccaggTATAAAAAAAGCTGTTGGCTTTTGTTTTTAGAAAGGGTTTTTACTCAAGCTGAAGAGAGCAATTATCATGCTTTAGTGGTCAGGTGAAAGGCTGTTGAAGACATTGGCAATCCCatgaagtctatttttaaaaagttggtttTGATATTCCTTTGAACATAAATTTAAGGGAAATTTAATGCAAAGGTAActtttatgaattatttatatattcctaATTGAAAAAATCTAAGACGGCATTCTCAACATTTTAACTGGGTTAAGATTGGCTCaggattaaaaatacttttttattttgctaCTTATAAAGTGACAGAATGAATTTATGTGACCTCATAGTTTGTTTTCCATTCTCAGTTTACTGACTTTAGATTtgctttgggaaaaaataaaaatttcagaaaatgaataaactatatgtatatgcacattttaatgtttttatggaGCTAATGGGATGTGTTTAAcatgtgaaattttttaaatcagatgGTTTCTTAGAGATTAAGCTGGTGTATGAAATAATAGTAGACTAAGATTGATACTAAAGAATACTGTTAGAAACTAACTCTTCCCTTAGAATTGTTGTCTATTATGCTGAGGATGGAAAATGGATGAGTCAATATACCTGGCTCAAATTTGGTAGGGTTAGAAACTAAGTTCTTGCTTTCTGTTCACCATCCCCACCATTTTTAGGAGagtgtgtgtat
Proteins encoded in this region:
- the CPEB4 gene encoding cytoplasmic polyadenylation element-binding protein 4 isoform X1; the encoded protein is MGDYGFGVLVQSNTGNKSAFPVRFHPHLQPPHHHQNATPSPAAFINNNTAANGSSAGSAWLFPAPATHNIQDEILGSEKAKSQQQEQQDPLEKQQLSPSPGQEAGILPETEKAKSEENQGDNSSENGNGKEKIRIESPVLTGFDYQEATGLGTSTQPLTSSASSLTGFSNWSAAIAPSSSTIINEDASFFHQGGVPAASANNGALLFQNFPHHVSPGFGGSFSPQIGPLSQHHPHHPHFQHHHSQHQQQRRSPASPHPPPFTHRNAAFNQLPHLANNLNKPPSPWSSYQSPSPTPSSSWSPGGGGYGGWGGSQGRDHRRGLNGGITPLNSISPLKKNFASNHIQLQKYARPSSAFAPKSWMEDSLNRADNIFPFPDRPRTFDMHSLESSLIDIMRAENDSIKGRLNYSYPGSDSSLLINARTYGRRRGQSSLFPMEDGFLDDGRGDQPLHSGLGSPHCFTHQNGERVERYSRKVFVGGLPPDIDEDEITASFRRFGPLIVDWPHKAESKSYFPPKGYAFLLFQDESSVQALIDACIEEDGKLYLCVSSPTIKDKPVQIRPWNLSDSDFVMDGSQPLDPRKTIFVGGVPRPLRAVELAMIMDRLYGGVCYAGIDTDPELKYPKGAGRVAFSNQQSYIAAISARFVQLQHGEIDKRVEVKPYVLDDQLCDECQGARCGGKFAPFFCANVTCLQYYCEYCWAAIHSRAGREFHKPLVKEGGDRPRHISFRWN
- the CPEB4 gene encoding cytoplasmic polyadenylation element-binding protein 4 isoform X2; translated protein: MGDYGFGVLVQSNTGNKSAFPVRFHPHLQPPHHHQNATPSPAAFINNNTAANGSSAGSAWLFPAPATHNIQDEILGSEKAKSQQQEQQDPLEKQQLSPSPGQEAGILPETEKAKSEENQGDNSSENGNGKEKIRIESPVLTGFDYQEATGLGTSTQPLTSSASSLTGFSNWSAAIAPSSSTIINEDASFFHQGGVPAASANNGALLFQNFPHHVSPGFGGSFSPQIGPLSQHHPHHPHFQHHHSQHQQQRRSPASPHPPPFTHRNAAFNQLPHLANNLNKPPSPWSSYQSPSPTPSSSWSPGGGGYGGWGGSQGRDHRRGLNGGITPLNSISPLKKNFASNHIQLQKYARPSSAFAPKSWMEDSLNRADNIFPFPDRPRTFDMHSLESSLIDIMRAENDSIKGRLNYSYPGSDSSLLINGQSSLFPMEDGFLDDGRGDQPLHSGLGSPHCFTHQNGERVERYSRKVFVGGLPPDIDEDEITASFRRFGPLIVDWPHKAESKSYFPPKGYAFLLFQDESSVQALIDACIEEDGKLYLCVSSPTIKDKPVQIRPWNLSDSDFVMDGSQPLDPRKTIFVGGVPRPLRAVELAMIMDRLYGGVCYAGIDTDPELKYPKGAGRVAFSNQQSYIAAISARFVQLQHGEIDKRVEVKPYVLDDQLCDECQGARCGGKFAPFFCANVTCLQYYCEYCWAAIHSRAGREFHKPLVKEGGDRPRHISFRWN
- the CPEB4 gene encoding cytoplasmic polyadenylation element-binding protein 4 isoform X3 translates to MGDYGFGVLVQSNTGNKSAFPVRFHPHLQPPHHHQNATPSPAAFINNNTAANGSSAGSAWLFPAPATHNIQDEILGSEKAKSQQQEQQDPLEKQQLSPSPGQEAGILPETEKAKSEENQGDNSSENGNGKEKIRIESPVLTGFDYQEATGLGTSTQPLTSSASSLTGFSNWSAAIAPSSSTIINEDASFFHQGGVPAASANNGALLFQNFPHHVSPGFGGSFSPQIGPLSQHHPHHPHFQHHHSQHQQQRRSPASPHPPPFTHRNAAFNQLPHLANNLNKPPSPWSSYQSPSPTPSSSWSPGGGGYGGWGGSQGRDHRRGLNGGITPLNSISPLKKNFASNHIQLQKYARPSSAFAPKSWMEDSLNRADNIFPFPDRPRTFDMHSLESSLIDIMRAENDSIKGQSSLFPMEDGFLDDGRGDQPLHSGLGSPHCFTHQNGERVERYSRKVFVGGLPPDIDEDEITASFRRFGPLIVDWPHKAESKSYFPPKGYAFLLFQDESSVQALIDACIEEDGKLYLCVSSPTIKDKPVQIRPWNLSDSDFVMDGSQPLDPRKTIFVGGVPRPLRAVELAMIMDRLYGGVCYAGIDTDPELKYPKGAGRVAFSNQQSYIAAISARFVQLQHGEIDKRVEVKPYVLDDQLCDECQGARCGGKFAPFFCANVTCLQYYCEYCWAAIHSRAGREFHKPLVKEGGDRPRHISFRWN